The proteins below come from a single Mycobacterium parmense genomic window:
- the sigM gene encoding RNA polymerase sigma factor SigM, translated as MGFRGNIERDRSDAELLAAHVAGDRHAFGELFHRHRRQLHRLARLTTRSAEDAEDALQEAMLSAHRGAGSFRHDAAVGSWLHRIVVNACLDRLRRAKSHPTAPLEDIYPVADRTAQVETALVVQRALMRLPVEQRAAVVAVDMQGYSVADTARLLGVPEGTVKSRCSRARARLAELLGYLDVRTAPDRAAGPH; from the coding sequence GTGGGCTTTCGGGGAAACATCGAGCGCGACCGCAGCGACGCCGAGCTGCTGGCAGCCCATGTCGCCGGGGACCGTCACGCCTTCGGCGAGTTGTTTCACCGCCACCGTCGCCAGCTGCACCGGCTTGCACGCCTGACGACCCGCAGCGCCGAGGACGCGGAGGACGCCCTGCAGGAGGCGATGCTGTCGGCGCACCGCGGCGCCGGGTCCTTCCGCCATGACGCGGCCGTCGGGAGTTGGTTGCACCGCATCGTCGTCAACGCCTGCCTGGACCGCCTGCGGCGCGCCAAATCGCACCCGACCGCGCCGCTGGAAGACATTTACCCCGTCGCCGACCGGACGGCGCAGGTCGAGACCGCGCTCGTGGTGCAGCGCGCCCTGATGCGGTTGCCGGTGGAGCAGCGGGCCGCGGTGGTCGCGGTCGACATGCAGGGGTATTCGGTGGCCGACACCGCGCGGCTGCTGGGCGTCCCCGAGGGCACGGTCAAGAGCCGTTGCTCCCGGGCCCGCGCGCGCCTCGCCGAGCTGCTCGGCTACCTCGACGTCCGCACCGCTCCTGACCGCGCGGCCGGTCCGCACTGA